A genomic window from Algoriphagus sp. Y33 includes:
- a CDS encoding SRPBCC domain-containing protein — protein MSAQLEITRYFNHSQDEVYNAFTTTENLQQWWGPAGFSMEVKTFEFYPEGIVHFVLRNKEGYEMWAKWVIQEIEAPSKLQFINSFSNDAGETAKAPEIPFGPDWPLEMIVDLEFIEEDGKTRIDLVSFPHNASDASNKVFTENIGNMEQGFGGTFDQLEKYLSK, from the coding sequence ATGTCCGCGCAACTCGAAATCACCCGCTATTTCAACCATTCCCAAGATGAGGTTTATAATGCTTTTACCACAACAGAAAACCTGCAGCAATGGTGGGGACCTGCAGGATTCAGTATGGAAGTAAAAACTTTTGAATTTTATCCCGAAGGCATAGTCCATTTTGTCCTTCGGAATAAAGAGGGATATGAGATGTGGGCCAAATGGGTCATTCAAGAAATTGAAGCACCTTCCAAACTTCAGTTTATCAATTCCTTTTCGAATGATGCCGGAGAAACAGCCAAAGCACCTGAAATACCCTTTGGTCCGGACTGGCCATTGGAAATGATCGTGGATCTGGAGTTTATCGAGGAAGATGGCAAAACCAGAATCGATTTGGTTTCCTTTCCCCATAATGCTTCTGATGCCTCCAACAAAGTATTCACCGAGAATATCGGAAATATGGAGCAGGGTTTTGGCGGCACTTTTGACCAATTGGAAAAGTACCTTTCGAAGTAA
- a CDS encoding DUF2306 domain-containing protein, translating into MKPIFKKITWWIFGLLCTIIGLYPLLYFTLDRNFGLLQSKTAELLSSDLWNFAFYTHIILGGIALLIGWTQFPKSFRDRNRKLHKRIGMGYVATAFFSSLAGIYIGLYATGGLVSMLGFVILGVVWLITTMMGWFTAKKHRYDAHENWMIFSYAACFAAVTLRIWLPLLIIMHQGEFIPAYQIVAWLCWVPNMAVAFWMVGKRRFVQGIELSKV; encoded by the coding sequence ATGAAACCCATCTTCAAAAAAATCACCTGGTGGATATTTGGGCTGCTCTGCACGATAATTGGTCTCTATCCTTTACTCTATTTTACGCTGGACAGAAATTTCGGATTGTTACAATCCAAAACTGCTGAACTGCTCAGCTCTGATCTTTGGAATTTCGCTTTCTATACACATATTATTCTAGGTGGCATCGCCCTTCTGATCGGATGGACTCAATTCCCTAAAAGCTTTCGGGACAGAAACAGAAAACTTCACAAAAGAATCGGAATGGGCTATGTCGCTACCGCATTTTTCAGCAGCCTGGCAGGAATTTATATCGGACTCTATGCCACCGGAGGATTAGTAAGTATGCTCGGTTTCGTGATTTTGGGAGTTGTCTGGCTTATTACGACAATGATGGGATGGTTCACAGCCAAAAAGCATAGGTATGACGCACATGAAAACTGGATGATCTTTAGCTATGCAGCATGCTTTGCGGCGGTTACGCTAAGGATTTGGCTACCTCTTTTAATCATCATGCATCAAGGAGAATTCATCCCCGCCTATCAAATAGTTGCTTGGCTGTGTTGGGTTCCCAATATGGCTGTTGCATTTTGGATGGTTGGAAAAAGAAGATTTGTGCAGGGAATAGAATTATCAAAAGTATGA